The following proteins come from a genomic window of Theileria equi strain WA chromosome 2 map unlocalized gcontig_1105316255037, whole genome shotgun sequence:
- a CDS encoding protein kinase C interacting protein 1, putative (encoded by transcript BEWA_034790A), protein MVSSTGILASMVRMNLLSTIRSYGAFSVGNIGLSRLAFFNSFSPRVYSRLIPHYSTVNKMSSVSPEIKETNITIFHKIVSGEIPCKKVYEDDLVLAFHDINPQAPTHILVIPKKFDGLSRLSEATERHQSILGHMLVKVSHIVKENDLGDFRLVVNNGPNADQTVFYLHMHILAGRNFSWPPG, encoded by the exons ATGGTATCTAGCACAGGGATCTTGGCTTCCATGGTTCGTATGAATTTGCTATCTACAATTCGTTCGTACGGTGCTTTCTCTGTTGGCAATATAGGGCTGAGTAGATTGGCCTTTTTTAACAGTTTTTCTCCGAG GGTCTATAGTCGTTTAATCCCGCACTATTCAACTGTAAACAAGATGAGTTCTGTTTCTCCTGAAATAAAGGAGACCAACATAACCATTTTTC ACAAGATCGTGAGTGGTGAGATTCCATGCAAGAAGGTCTACGAAGACGACTTG GTTCTCGCATTTCACGACATAAATCCTCAAGCTCCTACTCACATTTTGGTTATCCCAAAGAAATTCGACGGCTTGTCAAGGCTAAGTGAAGCAACAGAGAGACACCAGAGTATCCTGGGTCACATGTTGGTCAAG GTTTCGCATATAGTAAAGGAGAATGACCTTGGAGATTTCAGACTGGTAGTAAACAACGGACCGAATGCAGATCAAACTGTATTTTATCTTCATATGCACATTTTGGCTGGAAGGAATTTCTCATGGCCACCCGGTTAA
- a CDS encoding hypothetical protein (encoded by transcript BEWA_034800A): protein MWNYVYLDISKDTDGKDRSNYKDQCGCIISLTRTYDPKLRTDHNRLTGYKVYTHTLPSSLVWRYYLGVINYKSIKQEGLGGYNNYSNSKYVSVFYWRNDDKNLLPLLIGINIGGKQKYFTKQNINNEWWKKYNKSPYSPDFHFKDVLDKTFNKIVILNLNADASSSYCGHPSKEDFKKSYGSDLKHANCEYITISVTWKNNTPCQGYVAFTHYPDSSSMRILSTWHSNKFLPFENNLLKSQYELATVYYAESDDNKKHPLLVELKKTSDLREFYEPYGNTWKQEFKNSTHYDSQLKTRILKTLDKYSCKLHDAIPVNISKKSGSYYCEGNCSNNHRINLGKDKNSNSGLENYEAYTHTLLNGISSTISRFRNENENIILHGLLLPIHAVTQITVYFPTCTTKSIPILINISNRSTEKNWYRRESKERPNEWIAVESVLDNIRPNDEDKEIIITVLNEIVKDLGIEGCKKNLTKAKPNILPPGYVLKDSAFMKTCGMDIRSNCDGDGYDDDSFPQIIKPKKEESVDSLEVKVTGEPAGAKTFGHGSITGQSNTEIISGGGSVSTETIVSMVDWKHMGAGTMHKVEDTVPKRQTVLTMTGSKDTISFTTPALLGTQGGGDTIIVGDTTIYTDQEGTYKARLPDGSEALVIVTAPGKFYAVAAPPTAELEGSLQEQSVVSSDLDTAGPQKRGEDGDSGQGVKGKAKQEESKPGNSGATTGGVPDGQAHTEHSLDNKANVTADTSLGTEAGTTGVSGSSDGGSPPQPHAEEPPKVPQQDVQSNTNAKNTQDEGGNPGGAGLTGDRGISGLPGLGGVLTGTEGEAEKANSETLVGELTGTTASGQSNAQPFISGPITAGGLAVLTGAGTYGGPLAGAGGLTGLGWWAYKSFKKDPWVRQI, encoded by the coding sequence ATGTGGAACTATGTATACCTAGATATCAGCAAGGACActgatggaaaagataGAAGTAATTACAAGGACCAGTGTGGATGTATAATCAGTCTCACCAGAACATATGATCCAAAATTGCGTACAGATCACAATAGGTTAACTGGTTACAAAGTATATACCCATACATTACCAAGTAGTTTGGTATGGAGATACTATCTTGGTGTAATAAATTACAAAAGTATTAAACAAGAAGGATTAGGTGGTTACAATAACTACAGCAATAGTAAATATGTTTCTGTATTTTATTGGAGGAATGACGATAAGAATTTACTTCCACTATTGATCGGGATAAATATTGGTGGaaaacaaaaatattttacgAAACAAAACATAAATAACGAATGGTGGAAAAAATACAATAAATCACCTTACTCCCCTGACTTTCATTTTAAAGATGTACTTGACAAGACCTTTAATAAAATCGTCATACTAAACCTGAATGCAGATGCAAGTAGTAGCTACTGTGGACATCCGTCCAAAGAAGACTTTAAGAAATCTTATGGATCAGATCTCAAACATGCAAATTGCGAATACATCACAATTTCTGTGACTTGGAAGAATAATACACCATGTCAAGGGTATGTTGCATTTACACATTATCCTGATAGTAGTTCAATGCGTATTCTTTCAACATGGCATAGCAACAAATTTCTTCCCTTCGAAAACAACTTGCTTAAATCGCAATACGAGTTGGCAACCGTATATTATGCAGAAAGTGATGACAACAAGAAACATCCTCTCCTTGTTGAGCTTAAAAAAACTTCTGATTTACGTGAATTTTATGAGCCTTATGGAAATACTTGGAAACAGGAATTTAAAAACTCAACCCACTATGATAGCCAACTGAAAACAAGAATTTTGAAGACGTTGGATAAATACTCCTGCAAACTACACGATGCGATTCCTGTTAATATTTCAAAGAAAAGTGGTAGTTACTATTGCGAGGGGAATTGTTCTAATAATCACAGAATTAATCTTggaaaagataaaaatagCAATAGTGGACTTGAAAATTATGAAGCGTATACCCATACACTTCTAAATGGTATCAGTTCTACAATTAGTAGATTTAGaaatgagaatgaaaatataattttaCATGGCCTTCTTCTCCCTATACATGCGGTTACTCAAATTACCGTATACTTTCCGACATGTACTACTAAAAGCATACCTATATTGATAAATATCTCAAATAGGAGCACTGAAAAAAACTGGTACCGCAGAGAGTCTAAAGAAAGACCTAATGAATGGATAGCAGTTGAAAGTGTCCTAGATAATATAAGACCAaatgatgaggataaagaAATAATCATAACTGTTCTTAATGAAATAGTAAAAGATTTGGGTATAGAAGGATGTAAAAAAAATCTAACAAAAGCTAAACCTAATATTCTCCCGCCTGGATACGTTTTAAAGGATTCTGCATTCATGAAGACATGTGGGATGGACATTAGAAGTAATTGTGATGGAGACGGATATGACGATGACAGTTTTCCTCAAATAATTAAGCCCAAAAAGGAGGAAAGTGTTGATAGTTTAGAAGTAAAGGTAACTGGAGAGCCTGCTGGTGCAAAAACCTTTGGTCATGGGTCCATCACTGGACAAAGTAATACGGAAATTATAAGTGGTGGAGGTAGTGTATCTACAGAAACTATTGTATCTATGGTAGATTGGAAACATATGGGAGCTGGAACGATGCATAAAGTGGAAGATACTGTGCCTAAGAGACAAACAGTTTTAACAATGACAGGTTCTAAAGATACTATTTCTTTTACCACCCCTGCTCTTCTTGGAACTCAAGGTGGTGGAGATACTATAATTGTTGGTGATACCACTATCTATACTGATCAAGAAGGAACATATAAAGCACGACTTCCTGATGGTTCTGAAGCACTAGTTATTGTCACTGCACCAGGTAAATTTTATGCTGTTGCCGCTCCTCCTACTGCTGAACTTGAGGGTTCACTTCAAGAACAATCTGTTGTCTCATCTGACCTAGATACTGCTGGACCTCAGAAACGtggtgaagatggagattcCGGTCAAGGTGTTAAAGGAAAAGCTAaacaagaagaatctaaaCCTGGTAATTCTGGTGCTACTACTGGAGGAGTCCCTGATGGACAGGCTCATACTGAACATAGTCTTGATAATAAAGCTAATGTTACTGCTGATACTAGCTTGGGTACTGAAGCTGGAACTACTGGTGTAAGTGGTAGTAGTGATGGTGGATCTCCTCCTCAACCTCATGCTGAAGAACCTCCTAAAGTTCCTCAACAAGATGTCCAATCTAACACAAATGCTAAGAATACTCAAGATGAAGGTGGTAATCCTGGAGGTGCTGGGTTGACTGGTGATAGAGGTATTTCCGGTCTTCCTGGACTAGGAGGTGTTCTTACTGGAACTGAAGGAGAAGCTGAAAAAGCTAATTCCGAAACTCTTGTTGGTGAACTTACTGGTACTACTGCTTCGGGTCAATCCAATGCTCAGCCTTTTATTTCCGGTCCTATTACTGCTGGTGGTCTAGCTGTTCTCACTGGTGCTGGCACATATGGTGGCCCTCTTGCAggagctggtggtcttactggacttggttggtgggcCTATAAGAGCTTTAAAAAAGATCCCTGGGTAAGACAAATATAA